In Nostoc piscinale CENA21, the genomic stretch CCTTTACCTGTATCGCTGATGGTAATTTGGACTTGGTTATCAACTCGCTGTAATTTTACGTCTACTCGTCCACCAGCCGGGGTAAATTTAATCGCATTCGATAGCAGATTCCAGAAAATTTGCTGTAGTCGTGCCGAATCACCGGATACTTGCCCAATTTGGGATAAAGCGGAATGTAATAAAATTGACTTGGCAACGGCGGCTGTTCTGACTGTATCAAGTGCGGCTTCTAAGACAAATACTAAATTTACGGGAGCTTCATCTATGTTGAGTTTGCCCCGCAAAATCTTCGCCACATCTAGCAAATCATCAATTAATTGACACTGCAATTTAGCGTTACGTTCAATGGTAGCTAAAGCTTCGGCAGTTTTCGCGGCATCAAATTTGCGGGTTTGCATCAGTTTCGCCCAACCTAAAATCGGGTTGAGGGGCGATCGCAATTCGTGAGAGAGAATGGCTAAAAACTCATCTTTGATGCGGTTGGCGCGTTCGGCTTCGGCTCTGGCTAGTTGCTCTTTTTCCAATAGCAAACTACGTTCTTCTTCGGCTTGCTTTTGGGCAGTGATGTCAGTATTTGTGCCGAACCAACGCAATATTTGACCCTGCTGATCACGGATGGGAATAGCACGGGATAGAAACCAACGATACTGCCCATCATTACCCCGGAGGGGAAAGGTATCTTCCCAGGCTTCACCTGTTGTTAAACAGTGGCGGAAGTGTTCTAGCACACGCTTCACATGCTCAGGATGGTGGACTTTTTGCCAGCCCCATCCCTGCATTTCTTCTAGGGTTGTACCTGTGTAATCAAACCAGCGTTGGTTGTACCAAAATATCCAGCCGCTTGCGTCCGCCATCCAAGCAAATTGCGACATATTATCAGCCAGGGTGCGGAAGCGTTCTTCGCTATCTTGCAGTGATTGTTCGGCTTGTTTGCGATGGGTGATATCTCTCCAGGTGGCAACAAAGCCATCACCAAATTTCGCCACGCGGATATCAAATGCTCTGGTTAAATATTTCTCCCCATATTTATCGGTATAAATCAGGTTTTCTTTAACGAGTGACTGTCCGGTTTCGACTACCTGACAATATTCCGCAAACAACCCACCGTCTCGATGTCCTGGCAATAATTCACACAGCCCCCGCCCAATTTGCTGTTCATAGCTCATTTGATTGTTGACGCAAGCTGCATAATTGACATATTCAGTGCGAAAATCGATAATCTCTCCTTGCTCGTTTCTAATAGCAGAGTAAATTCCCAAACAATCTAGGATATTTTCTACGGAAGTGCGGAAGCGTTCTTCACTTTCACGCAATGCTTGTATAGCTTTCGTTTGCTCAATTAATGGCCAGATACTTACTATAGTTTCTTGCAATAAGGCAACTTCATCAGCACTCCAGACTCGCGGATTTGGCGAAGAAACAGTTAATACTGCGACCAACTGCCCCTGATAAATACAGGGAACGCAAACAAGTGCTTGAATTTGAAAAGAAGCGTAATTTTGAGCAAAAGCAATTGTCCGAGAATCTCTGGTGATATCATGCACAACTAAAGCTTGATTGGTAGCAAATATAGCTTGCATTTCCGAGGTGGCAAAATTTGAAATTGGTTGAATTATCGGAAAATTCTCAAAATTGCGAGACCATACTTGCTCTAAAGTATAAAGACCTTGTTGTAAATCAACTCTGCCCAAGGTGCATCGGTTGACATTGAGGTACTGTCCCAAGCTGTTGACTGTTTCCCAGATCATTGTTTGAGCATCTTGGAGATGACGCAAGCGCAAATCTAGTTGGGTAAGAAACTGCTTGTTAAGTTCGCGTTGTTTGCGGGCAGTGATGTCTTCAGCGATACCTGTAAAGCGATAAATTTCGCCTGTTTCGTCTTTTAACCCAAAGCATCGGTCTCTGACCCAACGAATGCTGCCATTTGGTAAGATGATGCGGTATTCTTCATCAAATTGATTGGCGATCGCTTTTTCTTCAAAAGCCCTAGCAACAGATTCTTTGTCTTCTGGATGAATTAAATTAACCCAGTTACTTTGATTAGTATATAAATCCTGGGCTTTCAATCCCCATAAACGCTCATAGGCAGGGCTGATATAGCTGACGCGATCTTCTAAAACTTCCCTAATCCAGAAAACTGCATCAATATTTTCTGCAAGTTGACGAAACCTTAGCTCGCTTTCATGTAAAGCTTCGGCTGACTGTTTGCGTTCTGTGATGTCTATATCCAGTCCGGTCATTCGCAGAGGTTGACCGTTCTGGTCGTAAAATACTTTACCTTGGCTCAATGCCCAGCGAATGTTGCCATTGGGGTAGACTACCCGAAATTCAATCTCATAGTTTTCGCCTGTAGCAATGGCATGATTTACAGCTGTGAGGACGCGATCGCGATCATCAGGATGCACTTTCTCAAGAAACATCTTAAAGGAACCGTCAAACTCTCCTGGTTGCAACCCAAATAAAGCTTCTAGGTTATCTGACCAAGAAATTAGCCCTGTCTGAATGTTCCAGTCCCAGGTGCCAATGCGAGCCGCTAACAGTGTGATATGCTGCCGTTCTTCACTTTCTCGCAGTTCTATTTCTACTCGTCGGCGTTCAATTAATTCATGTTGTGTGTGCTGATATAATTCTGCTTGTCGCAGGGCAATACCTAGTGCAGTGGCTAATTCTTGGAGCAAATCGATTTCTAAAGGTTGCCATTGGCGAGGAGCTTGACAATGATGGGCAATCAGCATTCCCCATAATTGCTGGTCTTGTAAAATCGGCACGACTATTTTGGCCTGGACTTGTAAATTTGCTAACAATTCGATGTGCCAGGAATTCAGACTGCCATCATAAATATTCGGTTTGACAGAGATTAATCCCTGACGAGCAAATTCAGTGTAGTATTCTTTGAAACAAGGGTCATACAAGCAAGTAGACAACAGTGGTGTCCATGCTGTACCGACTGATTCGTTGGTGACAATGCCGCTATTATCAGACTGCCAACGGACAATCACGACTCGATCAGTCTGGAGAAATTGCCTTACCTCTGTGACTGTTGTTTCCAGAATTTCCTGCAAATCTAAAGATTGATGAATTTTTTGGATAATTTGTGCTACTAATCTTTCTCGCTTGATGCGCTGTTGTAATTGATTCCGCAACTGGACTGTTTCAATGGCTCCCTGAATTGCTCGTTGCAAGCTTGCTGGTGTAATTTGCTCTTTGACGAGATAATCTTGTGCGCCTGCTTTCATGACTTGGACAGCGATCGCTTCACTGCCCTGGCCTGTTACCATAATTACGGGTAAGTCAAGCTGTTGGCTGGAGGCTTTTAACTGAGCGAGAAATTCTAAGCCATCTAAATCAGGCAAGCGATAATCCAGCAAAATGACATCGGGTTGTTGCTGGCAAAGTTCTAAAGCTTGACTCCCCAAGGTTGCTTCTAAAATATCGTAGGAGTAATCGCGATCGCGCAACAAACATTGCCGATAAAATTCCCGGTCTTCTGGAGAATCATCGACAATTAAGACGTTGCGTCGAGCTTGAACCATGACTAATACCCCAGGTGTTCAGGAAGTGTTGTCACCTCAAACCAGTATTGGATCAGCGTTTGCACATCTCGTTTTAGCTGCTCAAAATTAATTGGTTTAATGATGTAGCTGTTGACTCCGTATCGGTAACAATCTTCGATATCTTTGGGATTATTAGAGGTGGTAAACACCACAACCGGAACGGTTTTTAGATTATCATCCTGCTTAATCTGGCGCAATACTTCTCGGCCATCGGTTCCCGGCAGATTTAAATCCAAGACAATCAAGCCCGGAAAAAAGCCAATGTCGCTATAGTTACCAGTGCGATGCAGAAAAGCCAAGGCTTGCTCTCCATTGACGCATCGCTGAATCGGCACTTGAATGGGCGATCGCTCCAATAATCTTTGGAGGGCTTCAAAGTCTTCGTTGCTGTCTTCCACAACTAACAGCAGGGGGATGGGCGAAGTTATCATGATCTTTAAGTGATTTCCTCTGCTGCTAATGTAAAGTAAAATGTACTACCTTGATTGGGTGTAGATTCTACCCAAATTCTACCACCGTGGCGTTCCACGATTTTGCGAGCGATGGTTAAGCCTGCACCAGTTCCACCGCCAAACTCATCTCGTCCATGTAAGCGGCGAAAGATTTGAAAGATTTTGTCGAGGTGCTTTTCTAAAATGCCAATGCCATTATCACGCACATAGAAAATTGGCTGTCGGGAGGTGTCTTGTTGGGGAATACAGCCAATTTCCACCCATTTTTGGGCTTTATCGTTGTACTTCATGGCGTTGCTGATTAAATTTGTGAATAATTCATTTACCTGGGCGCGATCGCATTCTATACTGGGCAGTGTTTGGGAAAGCCGAAATTCTATTTCACTTTGCGGCCGAGTAATGCTGAGGGTATTGATTACCTGCTGGACTAACTCATTCAGGTTGACTGTTTGCCGCATAATTTCTGCGCGTCCCAAACGGGAGAAATGCAGCAGGGAATTAATTAAATCTTCCATACGCTGGGTTAAACGCACCAGGGTTTGCAGTTTCGCCACCCCATCATCCTTCAGCGTCTCGGCATAATCTTCCATCAAAAAGTTAGCGTAGTTGTGAATTCCGCGCAGGGGTTCCTTCAAATCGTGAGAAGCAATGTAAGCAAAAGAATCAAGTTCTTCATTGCTGCGTTGTAATTCAAAATTCATCAAGGCGAGTTCATCGGCTTGTCGTAAGACAATACCCACAATTAAACTTCGCAGTTCGGTAACGACGGCAATTTCACTGGATTTCCAAGGTAAGGCACAACCCCGCACCGTTTCTTGCCATAAATCGAAAGATTTGCGCGGCGACATTCGCAAACTGCCATCAGATAATACTTCCACAGGTTTGTGGGGGTTGCCTCCCCAATTGACAGTTTGAATGACCTCTGGGCGAAACCAAATCAGGTAATTGTGCTGCACCCGTGAAATTTCTAAAGCTAACACACCACTAGCGATCGCACGAAACGACTCTCCTGGGGGATAATCTTGAGAGAGGGATCGGGTGGCAAATAAACCATGATGCAGCTGTAGTTTCATCCAATTCAATAAAGCATTTACCTCTGCTTCCGATGGCACTTCCCCCACAGGGATACATTGATTACCACTGCAAATTACTGCGCCTGTAGCGTCTACCAGATTCAGTAATTGAGATTTTAACTGCACCATCCCATTCAGAAAATACTTAGACTGGGACAAAGCCTCGACAAATTGAGTTTGTAACAACTTCAACTGCATTTTGTAGCCAATGTCTTCACTAGCTTTTTTATTCGCCAGTTCGACAGACATCACCTGACCAATAAATTCGCAAATGGTACGGATGTTATAAGGAATATATTTAGGTGATGAATGATGACAGGCAATTAATCCCCAAAGCTGTTGATTTTGCAACAGCGAAATAGACATCGAAGCAGTCACATTCATATTATGTAAGTATTCCAAATGAATTGGAGACACACTCCGCAACACTGACAAACTTAAATCGAGTGGTTGATTTGTCAGAGGATTGTTATTAGGAATTAACGATGCAGGTTGGTAGTTGACATCAGGAATCAGCCGTAGCCAATTGAGAGTGTAAAGATGTCGCGCTTGCTTGGGAATATCTGAAGACGGGTAGTGTAAATCTAGATAAGGAATTTCCAGATTCGTATCTTCGGCAATCACACAGCCTGCACCTTCAGCATCAAATTGATAAACCATCACGCGCTCAAAGCCAGTAATCCGTCTGATTTCTTGGACAACAACTTGGCACATTTCTCGCAGTGTGGCTGCTTTTTGCATCCGAGTAATTGTGCCTTTTACCTGATGATAAAAATCAACAAATTCAGTTTTTTGGTTAACTTGTTTCGGCTCTAGTTCCAAAAGAATCACTGTATCTGAGTGGTGGACAATGCCATCAAAATACCGCGATTTATTTAAATGCTTAATTGATAAATCCAGAGGATTAATTGTCTCAAAATCTGCGGTGAGGCATTGCTGAATTTTCTGAATTTGCTGGGCATCAAGTAAGACTGATAAATGTTTGCCTAAAAGTGCCTCTGGTGGATGACCAATGATTTTTTCAGTGTTATCACTAACTTGGATAATTTCGAGGTGAGCATCTTGCAAAACCAGCAAAACTCCGTGAGGCTGAATTAAACCTGGAATGTGAATCGGCTCGCGATCGCAATTTGTTAAATCTATTTTCTCATCAGCCATAACCTACCCGCTCAACTCCAGCCACTGTCCGTAACTGATCTCCGTAATCTCTCTTATTGTATCTTGCTGGGATTTAACCCCAATTTTCTGTGAGTTAAACGATTTTTGTTGTATTTTTTTTTAATTCGTTGAACTCACATTGTAGTTACCAGAAATATTCTCAATACTTCCATTTTCTGAATTTATGCCCCAAAAACTAGCATTACCAATATTCACACTTTTATTTGGACTGGCTATTATTCAAGCCGTCGGCTGCTCAACAGGGAAAAATAATTCCACAGTTGTCGCCCAAACTTCCCCCAAATCAGCACCCCAAGAAATCATCCAACCAGGAGAAGTCCGTGCCTTACCCGGTAAGTTAGATACCATCCCAGTGTTTAACAGTAACAGCCCTGAATGGATTAAAAACGAAGGGATTTTACTTTCTACCTTTCCCAGTGACAATAAAAAAAGTTCCCGCCGCCCACCTCAATTTTCCCTTTCAGGGACGCTTTGATTTATTTGCCCATCATTACACCCACACTCCCAAAGATTTACAAACCCTATATATCGGTGTCATACTGCACAACCCCAGTAAAAAACCTGTGACAGTCAATGTCTTGCAGGGCGCAAGTTATTTAATGCAGAATGCTCCCTTTGTGACTTTAGCGCCTTACCTAGAAAATAATGATGGCAAGGTTTATTCTGGCCCAGGGGCGAGGGCTGTCAGTGATGTATTGCGGGGTGTGCGTCAAGCAGATTTCCCTGCTAAGTTTGTCATTCCTCCTGGTGGTAGCCGGATGTTATTAAATCATCCAATTCCTGTGAGAAATTTAGCCAAGCCTGTGAATGGTCGTTCTAGTTTTTTGCGCTTGCAAAGTAGCGGTAAGGTATACGCGGCTAGTCTAGCGATGTTTGCTAAAAAAAAATGCCGATAATTCCGACCGTGCGCCAACTTTGAGTGAATGGCAAGCTTTATTAAACAATGGTAGTTTTGCCGGGCCAAGAGATAAAACCCCAACCCCACCCAATGCTACTAGCGGTTCACTCATTTACGGACGCGTGGCTGGTGTTTCTCAAGGCTCCCAATGGCAAGCTAACTTAGTAGATAATCCCAAAGCCCAGTACTTAAGTATTCCTGAACGCGGTAAAGGTATTTCCTATCCTTTAGTTACTCTCCGGGGTGGTATATTGGGTACTGACCAAATCCAAACCGCTAAAATGTTGGTGCGCTACCCTGATACCGCCTACGAAGCACACGGTAATTATGGGGTGGAATATAACCTGAGTGTGCCGTTAAAAAATCAGACAAACCAAACTCAAAAAGTTACCATTACCCTAGAAACACCTTTAAAAGAAGACAAATTATCTCAAGGTGGGATTCGTTTCCGCAAACCATCTCTTGATTTTCCCTTCTTTCGAGGTACAGTCCGACTGCGTTATGTTGATGACCAAGGACAACAGAAAACGCGGTATGTGCATTTATGGCACAGAACTGGTCAGGTTTTAGAACCATTGGTGCAGTTTGTTCTTCCACCCGCCAGCCAAAGAAATCTCAAAGTAGACGTGATTTATCCGCCAGACTCAACACCACCGCAGGTTTTAACTGTCCGAACTTTGGAACAGTAATCAGAATTACTCATCAAGGTTGTCTGTGAAGAATGGGGGTAGGGGTATATGGGTATAGGGGTGTAGGAGGGGTATAGGTGTGTATGGATTTTGGGTCAATACACTAATACACCTACACCCATACACCCTTACCCCCTTGTTCCCTCACTCCCTACATTTACCAGTTCCGCCAGCCGCCTTTTGCTGATACTTC encodes the following:
- a CDS encoding ATP-binding protein produces the protein MADEKIDLTNCDREPIHIPGLIQPHGVLLVLQDAHLEIIQVSDNTEKIIGHPPEALLGKHLSVLLDAQQIQKIQQCLTADFETINPLDLSIKHLNKSRYFDGIVHHSDTVILLELEPKQVNQKTEFVDFYHQVKGTITRMQKAATLREMCQVVVQEIRRITGFERVMVYQFDAEGAGCVIAEDTNLEIPYLDLHYPSSDIPKQARHLYTLNWLRLIPDVNYQPASLIPNNNPLTNQPLDLSLSVLRSVSPIHLEYLHNMNVTASMSISLLQNQQLWGLIACHHSSPKYIPYNIRTICEFIGQVMSVELANKKASEDIGYKMQLKLLQTQFVEALSQSKYFLNGMVQLKSQLLNLVDATGAVICSGNQCIPVGEVPSEAEVNALLNWMKLQLHHGLFATRSLSQDYPPGESFRAIASGVLALEISRVQHNYLIWFRPEVIQTVNWGGNPHKPVEVLSDGSLRMSPRKSFDLWQETVRGCALPWKSSEIAVVTELRSLIVGIVLRQADELALMNFELQRSNEELDSFAYIASHDLKEPLRGIHNYANFLMEDYAETLKDDGVAKLQTLVRLTQRMEDLINSLLHFSRLGRAEIMRQTVNLNELVQQVINTLSITRPQSEIEFRLSQTLPSIECDRAQVNELFTNLISNAMKYNDKAQKWVEIGCIPQQDTSRQPIFYVRDNGIGILEKHLDKIFQIFRRLHGRDEFGGGTGAGLTIARKIVERHGGRIWVESTPNQGSTFYFTLAAEEIT
- a CDS encoding PAS domain-containing protein; this encodes MVQARRNVLIVDDSPEDREFYRQCLLRDRDYSYDILEATLGSQALELCQQQPDVILLDYRLPDLDGLEFLAQLKASSQQLDLPVIMVTGQGSEAIAVQVMKAGAQDYLVKEQITPASLQRAIQGAIETVQLRNQLQQRIKRERLVAQIIQKIHQSLDLQEILETTVTEVRQFLQTDRVVIVRWQSDNSGIVTNESVGTAWTPLLSTCLYDPCFKEYYTEFARQGLISVKPNIYDGSLNSWHIELLANLQVQAKIVVPILQDQQLWGMLIAHHCQAPRQWQPLEIDLLQELATALGIALRQAELYQHTQHELIERRRVEIELRESEERQHITLLAARIGTWDWNIQTGLISWSDNLEALFGLQPGEFDGSFKMFLEKVHPDDRDRVLTAVNHAIATGENYEIEFRVVYPNGNIRWALSQGKVFYDQNGQPLRMTGLDIDITERKQSAEALHESELRFRQLAENIDAVFWIREVLEDRVSYISPAYERLWGLKAQDLYTNQSNWVNLIHPEDKESVARAFEEKAIANQFDEEYRIILPNGSIRWVRDRCFGLKDETGEIYRFTGIAEDITARKQRELNKQFLTQLDLRLRHLQDAQTMIWETVNSLGQYLNVNRCTLGRVDLQQGLYTLEQVWSRNFENFPIIQPISNFATSEMQAIFATNQALVVHDITRDSRTIAFAQNYASFQIQALVCVPCIYQGQLVAVLTVSSPNPRVWSADEVALLQETIVSIWPLIEQTKAIQALRESEERFRTSVENILDCLGIYSAIRNEQGEIIDFRTEYVNYAACVNNQMSYEQQIGRGLCELLPGHRDGGLFAEYCQVVETGQSLVKENLIYTDKYGEKYLTRAFDIRVAKFGDGFVATWRDITHRKQAEQSLQDSEERFRTLADNMSQFAWMADASGWIFWYNQRWFDYTGTTLEEMQGWGWQKVHHPEHVKRVLEHFRHCLTTGEAWEDTFPLRGNDGQYRWFLSRAIPIRDQQGQILRWFGTNTDITAQKQAEEERSLLLEKEQLARAEAERANRIKDEFLAILSHELRSPLNPILGWAKLMQTRKFDAAKTAEALATIERNAKLQCQLIDDLLDVAKILRGKLNIDEAPVNLVFVLEAALDTVRTAAVAKSILLHSALSQIGQVSGDSARLQQIFWNLLSNAIKFTPAGGRVDVKLQRVDNQVQITISDTGKGIRPDFLPHIFESFRQEDASTTRKYGGLGLGLAIVRYLVEAHGGTIHADSPGEGQGATFIVKLPLLATESLQNQPDDLSTPELDLTGIKVLIVDDEPDARELVTAVLEQYGAEVLAVTRAVEVLASLESFQPNVLISDIGMPDMDGYTLMQQIRSLPADKGGKIGAIALSAYARMEDQQRSLSVGFQHHISKPVDLDKLIETVSELAHKY
- a CDS encoding response regulator encodes the protein MITSPIPLLLVVEDSNEDFEALQRLLERSPIQVPIQRCVNGEQALAFLHRTGNYSDIGFFPGLIVLDLNLPGTDGREVLRQIKQDDNLKTVPVVVFTTSNNPKDIEDCYRYGVNSYIIKPINFEQLKRDVQTLIQYWFEVTTLPEHLGY